GATTCGCTTCCTGCCGGTCGGCGAGCGCCGTCTGGCGTACGAAGTGCGCGGCGACGGCCCGCCGCTGGTGGCACCCGCGTGGTGGGTGAGCCACCTCGAACTGGACTGGCAGCACCCCGGCGTGCGGCGGTTCTGGGAAGGTGTCGCGGGCGGCTACACCCTGATCCGCTATGACCGGCTCGGGGTCGGGATGTCGGACCGCGACGTGCAGCAGGCCGATCTGAGCCTCGACGGCGAGGTCACGATGTTGCGCGCACTGCTCGACGAGCTCGGGCTGGACCGGGTGTCGCTGATCGGCGGTTCGTCGGGCAGCTGTACCGCCACGGCCTTCGCCGCGGCGTTCCCGGACCGGGTGGAGCGCCTGGTGCTGTACGGGTCGTACCCGCACGGTGAGGAACTGACGGCCCCCGGGGTTGGCGACGCGATCGTGGCCGCGGTGCGCGCGCACTGGGGGCTCGGTTCGCGGATGCTCAGCGATATCTTCCTCGGCAGTGCCGAGGCGGCGGAGCATGAACGTTTCGCGCGGCTGCAGCGCGAGTCGGCGTCCGCCGACACCGCTGCCGAACTGTTGAGCCTGGTCTACCGCTTCGATGTCCGCGCGCATCTTCCGCTGGTGCGCCAGCCGGCCACGGTCGTGCATCGGCGTGATGATCGCGCCGTGCCGTACCGGCTCGGACGCGAGGTCGCAGCCGCGATTCCTGGTGCGACATTCATTCCGCTGCAAGGGCAATCGCATTTTCCCTGGCACGGTGACGTCGAGTCCGTCATCCGGGCCTGCCGCCAGGGGCTGCATCCCGATCAGACCGCCGGGCCCGGGGCCGGCCGCCAATCGGTGCTGTTGTCCGAGCGGGAACGCGAGGTTCTCGGTTGTGTCGCACACGGTCTCGGTGATCGCGAGATCGCCGAGCAGCTCCAGCTGAGCCCGCATACCGTGCACCGGCACGTCGCGAACATCCGCCGCAAACTGGGGGCGACGTCCCGGACGGCCGCGGTCGCGCAGGCAGCCCGCCTCGGATTGGTCTAGCGTCCCGGCGTTCGCAGCGCCCACTTCTGCAGCAGGCCCTCCACGCGGTCGGCGCCGTGGCGCACCCCGCCGGTGGCCTCGAATCCGGCTGCCACCGCGGCTGCACCCTCACCCATCGTCATCGCTTCTTCCACGGCCGAGCGCAGGCGCTGCCTGGTGAGCCGCCGGGCCGGCAAACGCGTCCCGCACCGCGCGATCTCGACCCGGCGCGCCACCTCGAACTGGTCGCGCCCGAACGGCACCACACACACCGGAATTCCCCGGGCCAAAGCCTTTTGCGTGATCCCCATCCCGCCGTGGGTGATGACGCACACCGTGCGGTCCAGGATCGCCGAGTGCGCGGTGAATCGTGACAGGGTCGCGCCGCGACGTTGCCGCACATCGACGTTCCCGCCGCCGGGCAGTGTCGCCACCACGTGCACCGGCAGCCCTTCCAGTGCGTCGATGGCGGTGCCGACGAGTTCGTTGTCGGCCTGGGCCAGCGACGAGGTTGTCACCAGCACGATGGGGTCGTCGATGTCGTCGAGCCAGGATTCGTCTCCGGTGCGGGGCGGGTCGAACGAGGCCGGACCGATGAGCTCCACGTTCGGGCCCCAGTCGGTGTGCGGGTACTCGAACGGTTTTCCGGTCGCGATCAGCAGCACGGGTGCCCGCCGCAACAGCTGGCCGGCGCTGCGCACTTTCGGCAGTCCCAAACGTCTTCGCACGGGCGATATTTCGGACCTGAACGGTACGTCGAACACCACGCTGGTCACCAGCTGTATG
This is a stretch of genomic DNA from Mycobacterium sp. ELW1. It encodes these proteins:
- a CDS encoding alpha/beta fold hydrolase; translated protein: MLEKSEIRFLPVGERRLAYEVRGDGPPLVAPAWWVSHLELDWQHPGVRRFWEGVAGGYTLIRYDRLGVGMSDRDVQQADLSLDGEVTMLRALLDELGLDRVSLIGGSSGSCTATAFAAAFPDRVERLVLYGSYPHGEELTAPGVGDAIVAAVRAHWGLGSRMLSDIFLGSAEAAEHERFARLQRESASADTAAELLSLVYRFDVRAHLPLVRQPATVVHRRDDRAVPYRLGREVAAAIPGATFIPLQGQSHFPWHGDVESVIRACRQGLHPDQTAGPGAGRQSVLLSEREREVLGCVAHGLGDREIAEQLQLSPHTVHRHVANIRRKLGATSRTAAVAQAARLGLV
- a CDS encoding glycosyltransferase produces the protein MAVVLAYTAPALGHLFPFCALLTELASRGHRVHVRTLAAGVDLCRQLGFDAEAVDPRIEALQSAGPAAGGVLRAAGNTVRVLGQCAQYEVDDFRDAVRDVEPDICLIDANSWGAQSAAETMPQPWVVLSPFIPYLRSPGSAPFGAGVAPRPGPVGFVRDCGIQLVTSVVFDVPFRSEISPVRRRLGLPKVRSAGQLLRRAPVLLIATGKPFEYPHTDWGPNVELIGPASFDPPRTGDESWLDDIDDPIVLVTTSSLAQADNELVGTAIDALEGLPVHVVATLPGGGNVDVRQRRGATLSRFTAHSAILDRTVCVITHGGMGITQKALARGIPVCVVPFGRDQFEVARRVEIARCGTRLPARRLTRQRLRSAVEEAMTMGEGAAAVAAGFEATGGVRHGADRVEGLLQKWALRTPGR